CCACTTGTCAGTATAGTCGATTTCTTGGCCTTTCTGTAGTGGTAGaaataataagcgccaaccAAACCGGGAGATGAGAAACACTTACAATAACGGGCTTTTTCTTGAGAACAATCTTCCTCTCCACAGCCTTGTAATATGCACCACTCTTCCGTCCTTCATGAACGCCCTCGACACTATGCACCCCATCGCTCTGCCCGGCGTGACCACTGATGACCGGGGTCCCATCGGCATTCATCCCGCCCTCATCAATAACGACCAAAAACTCGTTCGTAATATCGTTTTCAATCTTGGCCGACTCGTAGTCGCGCTGGAACTCAAAGTCGGTTGTTTCGTTCATGACAGCGGTAACAGGAGCCCGGCGACGTGCTTTGAACGCTTCGGCATCTGCGTCTTCGGTCGGGAGGTAGAACGAGATAAAGTGTTCGTCGTCTTCTGTTTGTTGCGGTCGGAGAATTCCGCAATCGAGACGAGGGTCAGGCATCTGAATCACAACTCTATGAGTGAACCCAAAAAAGTCGAAATTGAGAGTGGTACTCACGTCAAGAGGACGTTCACCAGGTCTCTCGATAAACCTAATTTGTAGATACGGGTTCGCCCAAATGTCCACATCCGGCAAGAGTTCAAACGAGGAAGCGACCGTCAACGGCTTGCCATCTGCATCTTTTCGGGTTGGGTGTGTAAGACTGTTCAGAGGCGGCAAGGCGTCAAACGACTTTTCGATCACCGCTATTTGAGCGGGCAACGACGCGTCGACCGTGATTTCTTCCTCGAGCGGCCTTGGAAATGATAAACAACAAATCAGAAACCAGAAATTCGTCGACTCGAAGCCAATAGCAAAGTGTGAGAAATTGGCTTACAtttcaggaccattgcctTGCCTCGTCATGGACCGCGAGGCATATTCCGCACGGCGCAGCCATGACACGTTGGGCTGAACGTTCACACTCGGAGTCGAGGGCAATGAATGGCCATTCGTCGCAGCGGGGACATGCGCATGTGAAGGAGGCTCAAACAGCAGCTCCGCATCCGCTTCGTCCAGCTCGATGGGCTCGGTCGGGTTCAACTCTATTGCCTCGAATCAGCCAAAATAATAAACAAAGCAAATAACAACATAAAATAGAGCAAGCTCACCTTGGTATTCCATTCTCCCGTCCCACAGTCCGTCCCAGCCAAACAAGTCAAGTGGCATACCACATTCCGAGTCGACGACCATCGGCAACGGCGTCTCGGCTGCCAGCGTTGCTGTAAACTCGGGTCTGACATAACGATTGGGGTGTGTTGGGATATTCAGTAGTTTGGGCGGGCATGGCGGAGCCGGTAGAGGGTTCGTATATCGTACTTTGACGAGAAGATCTAGCTTTCTTTAGGGTAGCATGATAAATGTCTGTGCGAAGATTATATGGCTTGCATACTCACCCTTTCTTGGAGCTCATGGTCGACGAGAGACAATCCTTCAAAACAAGCGCCGTCGGCGATACTCCAAGAGCCGACAGATCTGGACAGTCATTACACTCTGATCACTCTGCTCATGGCCCAAGTACTCAGATAATGATTGCACACACATGTAATCATTTGCTCAAACCCATTCAGAATATATATAAAATCAACAAATTCGGAAACCAGAACAAATTTGAAGGCGAGACGATTTGGTGAGTACAAGCCCTGCAAGCTAAAACATAATACCGATTCCAGAAATGTACTTGGAGTGAGAGTGGGAGGGTTATGAATGGCGGTTTagagtaaaaaaaaaaggacaaGAAAGATCAGAGGAAAAAATATTAACAAGTTTATTGCTCTTTAGAGTGGCTGTTGCCTAACAAACGCGTCGGGCGGAATTGTTGCCTGTTCAACCCGGTCAGATCAACGATCCCTTCTTACCGAACAATAAGAGCAACCTACCTTGAGCTCTTCAAAGTTGGCCAACGCTTTAGCCAGGTCCCATCCATTCCCTTCAAGACACATCCTCGAATACTGGCCATTGAGACCAGTGCGACCAGCGCACTCGGCCATAAGGGCACGTTGGGCTCTGACTGGAATATAATATGAGTATCAAGACGTGAACAAATGGATATCAATAAACATACCAAATCAGCCAATATAGGATCCATAGGTGCCATCTCCATACTCGGCATTGGAGCAGGGACAGGGTTGTCCCCTTGCCGGAATTCACATTCTGGACTACAATAGGTCCGGGAACCCACGCTTCGTTGGCGCTATATCCGCGTACAGTCAACTGATCGGATAAAATCGTTACTCTCCACCCAGCTGCATACGAAGGCGAGTCgggaggagagggtgcgACAACGAATACACGGTCGAATGAGCGCAAGCCACCAGTTGGTTCTAACCTGGGTGTCAACCAAAATAACGAGTAACGTGAGAAATCATGCTTACGCTCAGCAAATTCCCCATGAACGTTTATAAACAATACAATCCCTGCATCTCCTTCGCCCGGAAGGACACCTAGACAAGTAAACGCATCGACCACAAACTTCCCAGCCGCTGGAGAGCCAACTGGAGAGCCACCCTCGATAGTAGCCCCACCGGCACCTGTCACATCGTGTCTGGTCCCTGGGATTGCTGTGAGCGCCTTGATCACATCTTCGGCCGTGCTTCGGAGAAAGTTGGTTGTCTTCTCGAGTTTGGCTACACGCATGAGGTTTCGTGAACCGACATCCATCCAGGCTTTCCATGTGAGCTCTTTTTGATGCGGAAGGTGAGAGTGGTAGCCCCTGATTCGGGCGCGAGGCGGAATAGAGGTATTGAGTGAGAGGGAGAATGTTGCCCTGGGACTGTAGGCGGGTGCAAGTAGGGTGCGGTTGCTGTCAAAGAGTTCAAAGTACCTGGACGAAAAATAATCGAGTCAAACGCAGAGAATACACCAGAGATAGATGCTTACTTGGTCAAAAATTCAACGGTCGTAGCCTCAATTCCTGGGCCCATGAACCCGGCCTTCATATCAACTAAGAAAGAGGTTGCAACTGGCCATTGGACATTCTTGTCTTTTTCAAGTGCGCGATCACGTTCCATAATCTCAGGCAATGGTACATCAAACCCGATTTTAACAATCGGCTCTTGATCGAGCATGTCGAGGTTAGGGAAACGACGAACGACCTCACTATAGTGAGCAAGAAAAAATAGTCCATTTGATTGGCACACAAAGAGTTGAAGCGATTGAGCACACAAACGGACGGACGCATGGTTCTTGGTTGAGTTCTATGGAGAATAGCTACTGACGTATGTGCGCACCTGCGGTAAGCTGTGAGATCACCTTTGGCAAGTTCAGTGTTATGAACAGGGTTGCCCATGAGAATGATCTCGCGAATACTGGATACTGCATCCCTGTGCTTCTGTTCGTTGGGGATGATGGCTTCTAAATCCTTCCACATCCGAATCTCATTATTCTGGAAGGATATGTTCTTGAGTTGGGGGAGGAAAGTAGGGAGCATGCGTAGTGAGTGTAGGTTGGTGAAGCTGTTATTTGCAAACGAGATGGATTCGGGCTAAATCAAACGGGTTGGTGATGAAGCCCAGCGCAACGAATTGGGACGCACCTGGGGCTGAAGTTGTCCCGCCAACTTGAGCAACGCCGGACCAACTTGACGAGAAGCATTTTCATCGTCGGGGGGTAAGATATTCTTCGATTTGAGCAGCTCGTCTTCAGCCATATTCTAAGTGGATCCCAAAAATTACAATTACTCGGTTGAACGGATGACGCAAATTTGAACCAACCTCGAGGTTAAGGAACCTGAGTTCCGGGTTATATCGCTTCTTGATAAACTCGCGGAGGAGCTCAATGGGCATGATCCTTCCAGGGGCTGAGCCAGTCAGGGTGCGACTGGAGCTAGGAGCATCTGAGCCTTTGCTGAGGGCATCCCTTCGGGGTCGTGTTGGGCCACCAGCGCCTCGAGTGCCAAGTGAAGCTCCTCCTGCTCCGCGAATGGGAATTCCATTTGGTTTCGGTCGCTGTATTCGGTTTTATAAAAATTGGTGAGATTTAGCTCAGTTCGAACAGGTGCCACACGGGTGTTGTGTGAGTGTGCTGCGTGCGATCCCACACCAACCACCGGCAGTTAGAGCAATGACGTACCGTAGATGTCCTCGTTCCCTTTTCGGCTGGATTATCGACACCCCTTGCTGGCTTATCCAATAGCTTGCGACGGGTGCGTGTGGATGTGTCCTTCATGGGACTGTCGCTGGGGTCAATGAGGCCGGCATTGCGCAATGCACCAAGTGCCAAATTCTTCTTGCGGGGAGTACTAGTGCCGGGGTGCGGAGCCGGGGCAGACATGGATGCAGAGTACATCTCCAGATAACAAACGGTCGATCGTCGGTCGTCGTCGGTGTCAGCTGCAACTGACCAACCCGTCATGAGACTGCCCCTTAATAAGCGCCACTAGCACAGCCCCCATTGGCCTGCCTATCATCCATCTCCCGCAATGACCGTGACTCACAACTCCGTGCTTCCGAATGCGCTTCGCATCCCCGCGCTCACCAAACTCGCAAACAAGCGCATTGTACTGGCATCGGCCAGTCCTCGCCGGCTGCAGATTCTCAGGCAATTTGTGTGTATTTATGTGATTAATCCAACTTTTGGCAAACTGAGCCTTTGAGCAGGGCTTGGATCCCGAGATAGTCCCTTCCAAATTTGCAGAGGACCTTCCACACGACGAGTTTTCGAACGTGTACGAGTACCCGGTGGCCACTGCCACAGAAAAGGCGGTCGAAGTCTATGTCCGCATGGTCGTAAGTGCTGAAACGTTTCAGACAACTCCCTTTACCCGACTGACACTTGAACAAAATAGGAAGAAAACGCTGACGACCCACCAAGTCTGGTTATCGCAGGTAATCCACGCAATCTTCTGAACTTTTGGCCGAATTAACGTACTTTTATACAGCCGACACTGTAGTATTGACCAAAGTTGCTTCGGCGGGGTCAAATATCCATGACTCGCTTCTACCCGATATCCGACCTGATATTCTGGAGAAACCACAAGACAAAGGAGACAACCTTCGTATGCTACTCGAGCTCAACGGCGGGCGGTGCGAGGTCGTGACGGGCGTGTCGGTCGTATACCCTATTCTGACCGCGCCGGGGTACGCGATCAAGTACGTACACCGACATACTATAGCCTCTGTATTACTAATACGCAGTAGGTCAATGGATGATCGCTGCATTGTCCACTTTCACGACTCGGATATTTCCATTCTCGAGGCATATGTTGATTCGGAAGAAGGCATAGATCGGGCTGGTGGGTTTGCGCTCCAAGAAAGGGGCGCACATCTCGTGTCTAAGGTCGAGGGCGACTTTTACAACGCTGTTGGGTTCCCTGGATCCGCTTTCTTTAAATGGATAGGCATACTTATTAACGAAGAAGACGACTTTATGGATTTCGATATATAAACAAATCATAATTGATACACTTGTATATAGCAAGGTGTTAATTAATAACGTACATAACGAGAACTAGAGCGCATACAGGTCACGACCTCCGAAATTCAAGCCTTTGCCCTTCCCACCACTTTAGGTTTTACCACCACCTATCTTGCTTAAGGTGCTTCACAAATGTATCCGCCGTATAAAGCTCAACCTGTGTCTGTGAATCAGCATCCTTTCAATACTTAAAACGTCAAACATACCTCCAGCCTGTCAGACCCCAACTTCGCCTCTCTTTTACTCGAGTCAATGACCACAAACCGCCTGGTCTCGAGCATAAAACACGGCTGGATTTGGAACCATTTAAGGCCTTGAATCACCTGATTGCTCATGTTTGAGATATGATTCTCGTCGCCCATCTTGGAGAGGTCAATTTCAGCAGGTTTAGCAGCGGTAGTCGCAGAAGCGGAGCTGGCCTCCACACGCCAAGGATCGTTGTTGGATTCACTTGGATTGCCCCATGGATTATCGTTGGCCCCAGTTCCCCATGGACTTTCGTCGCTAGTACTAGTGCTAGATCCCCAAGCGTTATCAACCGCACCACTATCGCCACCACCCCAACCACTTCCAGACCCCCAACCATTGTTTCCCCACCCGCTACTCGCattctccttctccttccGCTTAGCCTCTGcctctttcttctttctctccACCTCTGCTTTCTTAATTTCTTCCTCCTTTTCTAAACTGGCTTTCGCAAGCTCCTTGTACTCCTCTAAAATCTCATCTTCACATGACTTGCGGAGCTCGTCTCCATCTTGGATGAACGTTCGTTCGACTTGGGCCTGAGCCCATTCGTACTCTTCCAAGAGGCCCCATTTGGGAGGTGCTGTTAGTGCGAGGTTGTAAAATGCGAATTCGGTGGAAGTGACGAGTTCGGTCATTAGTACGTCCAATGCCCAAGAAAGCCTACAACCTTGTCAATAGGAAACATACAAAAATATTGAATTAGTGACGTACTCGGATTCCTGAGCCTTTCGCGCATTCAATGACAGTATTCCTATTGTCTTTGGTTCGATATAAGTTTCCCAAAACGGTTTCCCTTCCAGAGCCTCAACAACTTTCTTCACAGTCCACGGGTCTTCGATCAATGCAGCCGGCGTAAATGTCACCATTCCACCTTGATTGAAATACAATTCAGCAAATAAACCgcagcatatatgcggtaACTTACCCCACTTCCAAATCTCCTTCAGctcccaatccgcagttttCCAATTCCCGCCGCTACCGTACACATAAAATCGGATCCTGTACTTGCATTTACGAAGCGAAAGCCCTGCCAGCCCTGCAATATTATCCATGTATCGACGGTGGATGAAGATCGCGCCTGCAGTATCTTTGGGATCGCCCCCTTCGATTACATGGGCACCGCATTGACGCAATTG
The nucleotide sequence above comes from Rhizoctonia solani chromosome 3, complete sequence. Encoded proteins:
- a CDS encoding RNA polymerase II-associated protein 1; translated protein: MSSKKGKLDLLVKVRYTNPLPAPPCPPKLLNIPTHPNRYVRPEFTATLAAETPLPMVVDSECGMPLDLFGWDGLWDGRMEYQELNPTEPIELDEADAELLFEPPSHAHVPAATNGHSLPSTPSVNVQPNVSWLRRAEYASRSMTRQGNGPEMPLEEEITVDASLPAQIAVIEKSFDALPPLNSLTHPTRKDADGKPLTVASSFELLPDVDIWANPYLQIRFIERPGERPLDMPDPRLDCGILRPQQTEDDEHFISFYLPTEDADAEAFKARRRAPVTAVMNETTDFEFQRDYESAKIENDITNEFLVVIDEGGMNADGTPVISGHAGQSDGVHSVEGVHEGRKSGAYYKAVERKIVLKKKPVIKGQEIDYTDKWDVIKLFHIPIAAEDQEERNELQAEVTDPQWTFGRLDAPGEADEEMATD
- a CDS encoding mRNA export factor mex67 gives rise to the protein MTGWSVAADTDDDRRSTVCYLEMYSASMSAPAPHPGTSTPRKKNLALGALRNAGLIDPSDSPMKDTSTRTRRKLLDKPARGVDNPAEKGTRTSTRPKPNGIPIRGAGGASLGTRGAGGPTRPRRDALSKGSDAPSSSRTLTGSAPGRIMPIELLREFIKKRYNPELRFLNLENMAEDELLKSKNILPPDDENASRQVGPALLKLAGQLQPQPESISFANNSFTNLHSLRMLPTFLPQLKNISFQNNEIRMWKDLEAIIPNEQKHRDAVSSIREIILMGNPVHNTELAKGDLTAYRSEVVRRFPNLDMLDQEPIVKIGFDVPLPEIMERDRALEKDKNVQWPVATSFLVDMKAGFMGPGIEATTVEFLTKYFELFDSNRTLLAPAYSPRATFSLSLNTSIPPRARIRGYHSHLPHQKELTWKAWMDVGSRNLMRVAKLEKTTNFLRSTAEDVIKALTAIPGTRHDVTGAGGATIEGGSPVGSPAAGKFVVDAFTCLGVLPGEGDAGIVLFINVHGEFAEQPTGGLRSFDRVFVVAPSPPDSPSYAAGWRRQRSVGSRTYCSPECEFRQGDNPVPAPMPSMEMAPMDPILADLVFRAQRALMAECAGRTGLNGQYSRMCLEGNGWDLAKALANFEELKATIPPDAFVRQQPL
- a CDS encoding N-acetylserotonin O-methyltransferase-like protein; protein product: MTVTHNSVLPNALRIPALTKLANKRIVLASASPRRLQILRQFGLDPEIVPSKFAEDLPHDEFSNVYEYPVATATEKAVEVYVRMVEENADDPPSLVIAADTVVLTKVASAGSNIHDSLLPDIRPDILEKPQDKGDNLRMLLELNGGRCEVVTGVSVVYPILTAPGYAIKSMDDRCIVHFHDSDISILEAYVDSEEGIDRAGGFALQERGAHLVSKVEGDFYNAVGFPGSAFFKWIGILINEEDDFMDFDI